A part of Salvelinus alpinus chromosome 23, SLU_Salpinus.1, whole genome shotgun sequence genomic DNA contains:
- the LOC139551003 gene encoding protein phosphatase 1L gives MIGDTMTLLSLLGRIMRYFLLRPETLFLLCISLALWSYFFHTDEVKTIVKSSRDAVKMVKGKVAEIMQNDRLGGLNVLDAEFSKTWEFKNNNVAVYSIQGRRDHMEDRFEVLTDITNKSHPSIFGIFDGHGGEAAADYVKAHLPESLRQQLLSYDREKREGVLSYHSILEQRILAVDRDMVDKLSANHDEAGTTCLVALLSDRELTVANVGDSRGVLCDKDGNAVALSHDHKPYQLKERKRIKRAGGFISFNGSWRVQGILAMSRSLGDYPLKNLNVVIPDPDVLTFDLDKLQPEFMILASDGLWDAFSNEEAVRFVRERLDEPHYGAKSIVLQSFYRGCPDNITVMVVKFKRGPVGNRAGE, from the exons ATGATAGGAGACACAATGACGCTGTTGTCTCTTTTGGGTCGGATCATGCGTTATTTCCTCCTGAGGCCAGAGACATTGTTTCTACTATGCATTAGCTTGGCCTTATGGAGTTACTTCTTCCACACGGACGAGGTGAAGACCATCGTCAAGTCTAGCCGGGATGCCGTGAAGATGGTGAAGGGGAAAGTGGCGGAGATAATGCAGAACGACAGGTTGGGGGGCCTGAACGTCCTAGACGCGGAGTTCTCCAAAACCTGGGAGTTCAAAAATAACAATGTAGCAGTGTACTCCATTCAGGGGCGGCGTGACCACATGGAGGACCGCTTCGAGGTGCTCACTGACATCACCAACAAGAGTCATCCGTCTATATTCGGGATATTTGACGGTCACGGTGGTGAG gctgCAGCTGACTACGTGAAGGCCCACTTGCCAGAGTCTCTGAGGCAGCAGCTACTGTCCTATgacagggagaagagggagggtgtTCTCTCCTACCACAGCATCCTGGAGCAGCGCATCCTGGCTGTGGACCGAGACATGGTGGACAAGCTCTCCGCCAATCATGACGAAGCAG GCACTACATGTCTGGTGGCCCTGCTATCGGACCGGGAGCTGACGGTGGCCAACGTTGGGGACTCGCGGGGCGTGCTGTGTGACAAGGATGGGAATGCGGTGGCGCTGTCACATGACCACAAGCCCTACCAGCTCAAAGAGCGCAAGAGGATCAAGAGGGCAG GGGGCTTCATAAGCTTCAACGGTTCATGGCGTGTCCAGGGCATCCTGGCCATGTCTCGCTCGCTGGGCGACTACCCCCTGAAGAACCTCAACGTGGTCATCCCCGACCCTGACGTGTTGACCTTTGACCTGGACAAGCTGCAGCCCGAGTTCATGATCCTGGCGTCGGACGGCCTGTGGGACGCCTTCAGCAACGAGGAGGCGGTGCGCTTTGTGCGCGAGCGCCTGGACGAGCCACACTACGGTGCCAAGAGCATTGTGCTGCAGTCCTTTTATCGCGGCTGCCCAGACAACATCACTGTCATGGTGGTCAAGTTCAAGCGTGGTCCTGTGGGGAACAGGGCCGGGGAGTAG